GTTTAAATTCATGTGTAATGCCAAGCATATCATGCGTTACTAAAACTTGTCCATCAACGCCATTGCCAGCACCAATGCCAATAACAGGAATGCTAACACTTTCAGTAACTTGTTTTGCTAGAGCAGCAGGAATTTTTTCTAATACAATACCAAAACAACCTAAACTTTCTAAATATTTAGCATCTTCTAATAACCTTTCAGCTTCTTCATCTTCTTTAGCTCTTACGGTGTAAGTACCAAATTTATAAATAGACTGTGGCGTTAATCCTAAATGTCCCATTACAGGAATTCCAGCCGTTAAAATTCTTATAATAGACTCACCAATTTCTTGTCCACCTTCAAGTTTTACACCATGTGCTCCAGTTTCTTTCATAATTCGAATAGACGCATTTAAAGCTTCTCTAGAATTTCCCTGATAAGAACCAAAAGGCAAATCAACTACAACAAAACATCTCTTTACTGCTCTCACAACACTTTGTGCATGATAAATCATTTGGTCTAAAGTAATAGGTAGCGTGGTCTCATGTCCAGCCATTACATTAGAGGCAGAATCTCCAACTAAAATAATGTCAATTCCAGCATCATCAATAATTTTTGCCATAGAATAATCATAACCAGTCAGCATAGCGATCTTTTCGCTATTCTGTTTCATCTCTTTTAAAATGTGTGTAGTAACTCTCTTTACATCTTTATAAGTTGACATATTTTATTGTATTAATGGATAACGAAGTTATGATTTATTTTTTACAATCGCCAATTTATAGAATGGACTTAAAATAAAAAAAGAGACCAAAATTAGTCTCTTTTTCTACTGTTGACCTACTAGGGCTCGAACCTAGACTCTTCTGGACCAAAACCAGACGTGTTGCCAGTTACACCATAGGTCAATTGCGAGTGCAAATTTAATACTTTTTTTTATTTATAAGAATAATTTTAGAAATTAAAGGTTTTTTAAAATCACTATTAAATGTTGTCTACTTTATATCGTAGCATGAAATAATAATATAGCACAGTTTTTTCTACTAATAACAAATGCTAATAATTAAGGAATATTATAAATTTTATCTTTTGTGCTGATTTTATTTTCTTACTTTTGTAAAAAACAAACTATTTAAATAAATGAAAATTTGTTTGTGTTGAATTTTTATTGGATATGTAAATTTAACAGTAGCTTTGTTTTTATTAATGGTAGTAATTTTATAGAAAAAAAGACATAATAATATAAATTCAATGAAAAAAAATAATTTAATCATTCTCATTATTGGACTTATTGTTTTTGGTATTTCCTTTTGGCAATATGCTTCAACTGTAGAATCTGTAGGTAGTTTATGGGATTGTGGCGAGTTTATTTCATGTGCATATAGATTGCAAGTAGCTCACCCACCAGGTGCTCCATTATTTATGCTTGTAGGAAGAATTTTTAGTTTATTCGCTCCAGAAACAGATAAAATAGCAGTCTATATCAATATGGTGTCTGTAGTTGCATCTGCATTAGCAGTAATGTTTTTATATTTTACCATTACTATATTGGCTAAAAAAATCATCAATAAATCAGAAGATGACCTAAGTACAGATAATTTAATCGCTGTTGTAGGTGCAGGTGTTATAGGTGCTTTATGTTGCTCTTTTATGGATACCATGTGGTTTTCGGCAGTAGAAGGTGAGGTATATGCTTCTTCAATGTTTTTTATTTCTATTACGCTTTGGGCAGTGATGAAATGGGACGAACAAGCAGATGAAGCTCATGGAAATAGATGGTTAGTTTTTGCTGCGTATATGATTGGTTTATCAATTGGAGTTCACTTATTATCATTATTAGTAATTCCAGCAGCAGTATTTATTTACTATTACAAAAAATTCAAACCAACTACAATAGGTTTAATTGTGGCTTTCTTCGTAGGATTTATTATTCTAGGTTTAGTACAGATTGGTGTAATTTCTTACTTTACTAAAATAGCAACTTTGGTAGACCATTTATTTGTAAATACATTCCGTTTACCATTTAATACAGGATTAATTTTTACTTATATTTTATTATTTGCTGGATTAATATTCGCAATATATTATGCAGTTAAAATTAAATATGCCGATTTACAATTAGCAGCAATCTGTGTCTTAATGATTTTCGTTGGATTTTCATCGTATATCATGGTGCCATTAAGAGCAGCTGCTAATCCACCAATCAATATGAACAATCCTAAAGATGCATATAGTTTATTGTCTTACTTAAATCGTGAGCAGTATGGCGACCGACCTTTAGTTATGGGACCATTGTACAATGCTCAACCTTACGATTACAAAGTAGAAGGAAAGGTTTATTTTAGAAATGATGAAACTAAGAAATACGAAGTAAAAGGAGAAAAAATTGGATACGAATATCATGCAGAAGATAAAATGTTGTTTCCAAGAATGGGACCAACCAATGATGGTGCTAATGCTCAAGCATTATATCAATATTGGACAGATGTTCAAGGTGAACCAACTATGGGCGATAATTTAAAATACTTCTTTAAATATCAAATTGGATACATGTACTGGCGATATTTTATGTGGAATTTTGCTGGAAGACAAAACGATTATCAAGGAATGCCTGGAACACAAAAACTAAATGGCGACTGGTTGTCTGGTGTTTCTTTTATAGATGATGCAAGATTAGGTAGTCAAAAAGATTTACCTTATCAAATCACCAATCAAAAAGGAAGAAATAAATTTTATTTATTGCCTTTAATACTAGGAATTATAGGTCTAGTATTTACCTATAAACGAAGTAAAGAATACGCAATTGTAACTACGCTATTGTTTATTACAACTGGTTTTATGTTAATTATTTACTCTAATGAGCCACCAAGAGAGCCAAGAGAAAGAGATTATGCACTCGTAGGTTCGTTCTTTGCTTTTTGTATTTGGATAGGCATGGCAATTCCTGCAATTGTAGAATTCATTAAAAGCAAGGCAAAAGCATTGGCAGTTCCAGCAGCAGTTGCAGTTTCTGTAGTATGTCTTGGAGTTCCTGTTTTAATGGCAAAACAAGGTTGGAACGACCATAATCGACACGATAGATATATGTCGAGAGATTTTGCATATAACTACTTAGTAAGCTGTCCAAAAAATGCTATTCTCTTTACACAAGGCGATAATGATACTTATCCATTGTGGTATGCTCAAGAAATAGAAGGCATTAGAAAAGATGTTAGAATTGTCAATTTAAGTTTATTAGGTGTTGATTGGTATATCGATTGCTTACAAAGAGCAGCGAATGATGCACCACCAGTACCGTTTGTAAAAACATTTACTTCAGATAAATATAGAGGCAATAATAGAGATATGATTCAAGTAAACGAAAATTCAGGTTTTGCAAAACCAGGAGAGTTTTATGAATTGAGTAATATTATGGATTTTGTTTTGAGTGATGATATGAAATACAAAGCTCAAACTAATAGAGGAGATGCAGTTAACTATTTACCTACTACCAATTTTAGATTAACTATTGATAAAAATGCTGTACTTAAAAACAATGTAGTTCCAGAGCAATACAAAGACCAAATTGCAGATGTAATTGATTGGCAGCTAGGTTCTAACAGAATTATTAAGTACGATTTAGCTGTTTTAGCAATGATTGCAGCTCAAGATTGGAGCAGACCTATTTGTTTTGCCAATACCGTAGAAGACAAATATTACCAAGGATTAAATCAATATATGATTCAAGAAGGTGAAATTATAAGATTTATACCTGTTAAGTTTGAAAATAATACTCAAGGATTTACTACTAT
Above is a genomic segment from Chitinophagales bacterium containing:
- a CDS encoding DUF2723 domain-containing protein, whose amino-acid sequence is MKKNNLIILIIGLIVFGISFWQYASTVESVGSLWDCGEFISCAYRLQVAHPPGAPLFMLVGRIFSLFAPETDKIAVYINMVSVVASALAVMFLYFTITILAKKIINKSEDDLSTDNLIAVVGAGVIGALCCSFMDTMWFSAVEGEVYASSMFFISITLWAVMKWDEQADEAHGNRWLVFAAYMIGLSIGVHLLSLLVIPAAVFIYYYKKFKPTTIGLIVAFFVGFIILGLVQIGVISYFTKIATLVDHLFVNTFRLPFNTGLIFTYILLFAGLIFAIYYAVKIKYADLQLAAICVLMIFVGFSSYIMVPLRAAANPPINMNNPKDAYSLLSYLNREQYGDRPLVMGPLYNAQPYDYKVEGKVYFRNDETKKYEVKGEKIGYEYHAEDKMLFPRMGPTNDGANAQALYQYWTDVQGEPTMGDNLKYFFKYQIGYMYWRYFMWNFAGRQNDYQGMPGTQKLNGDWLSGVSFIDDARLGSQKDLPYQITNQKGRNKFYLLPLILGIIGLVFTYKRSKEYAIVTTLLFITTGFMLIIYSNEPPREPRERDYALVGSFFAFCIWIGMAIPAIVEFIKSKAKALAVPAAVAVSVVCLGVPVLMAKQGWNDHNRHDRYMSRDFAYNYLVSCPKNAILFTQGDNDTYPLWYAQEIEGIRKDVRIVNLSLLGVDWYIDCLQRAANDAPPVPFVKTFTSDKYRGNNRDMIQVNENSGFAKPGEFYELSNIMDFVLSDDMKYKAQTNRGDAVNYLPTTNFRLTIDKNAVLKNNVVPEQYKDQIADVIDWQLGSNRIIKYDLAVLAMIAAQDWSRPICFANTVEDKYYQGLNQYMIQEGEIIRFIPVKFENNTQGFTTMNSDKSYDLVMNQYKYGGLDQHEMFVDENSARIMNTLKSVHFAVADDLVRNGRQADAAKVLDKVKKSFPYNNAPYYSPLNRFFNVLTVQWIDLYYRANDKEGAKEIKDLYIKDLKDCLRFYNLDNDYARRYVEAGDKKTAEDLVKRMEYLAIQYKDEDFMKQLHDNFPQIVQSASIDPQAVAPQQIFR
- the panB gene encoding 3-methyl-2-oxobutanoate hydroxymethyltransferase; this encodes MSTYKDVKRVTTHILKEMKQNSEKIAMLTGYDYSMAKIIDDAGIDIILVGDSASNVMAGHETTLPITLDQMIYHAQSVVRAVKRCFVVVDLPFGSYQGNSREALNASIRIMKETGAHGVKLEGGQEIGESIIRILTAGIPVMGHLGLTPQSIYKFGTYTVRAKEDEEAERLLEDAKYLESLGCFGIVLEKIPAALAKQVTESVSIPVIGIGAGNGVDGQVLVTHDMLGITHEFKPRFLRQYLHLYDEIKTATQAYIADVKSSDFPSEKEQY